Proteins co-encoded in one bacterium 336/3 genomic window:
- a CDS encoding ArsR family transcriptional regulator, protein MRRDIFQAIADPTRRAIITLIALQAMTPNAIADNFNTTRQAVSKHLRILTECELVKQEQKGREIYYSLELNKMKEIDKWLQQFRQLWENRFNELDNILATIKKQKK, encoded by the coding sequence ATGCGTAGAGACATTTTTCAAGCAATTGCAGACCCGACAAGGCGAGCTATTATTACCCTAATTGCATTACAGGCAATGACACCAAACGCCATTGCCGACAATTTTAATACGACCCGACAAGCCGTGTCAAAGCACTTACGTATTCTGACGGAATGCGAACTTGTGAAACAAGAACAAAAAGGTAGAGAAATTTATTATTCACTAGAATTAAATAAGATGAAAGAAATAGATAAATGGCTTCAACAATTTAGGCAGCTTTGGGAAAACAGATTTAACGAACTTGACAATATATTAGCAACAATTAAAAAACAGAAAAAATGA
- a CDS encoding deaminase: MRKLKLQVQMTIDGFISGTNGEMDWMTFPWTEDILNYVRQLTEPVDTIVLGRKLAEGFIPHWANVAKDSKNPEYEGGIKFTTTPKVVFTKTLENSIWDNTEIARGDLVEEITNLKSKPGKDIIAYGGGTFVSALIKNKLIDELHLCVNPSAIGNGMPIFKELTEMQKFTLADSQKFDCGIVILKYTISK, from the coding sequence ATGCGAAAACTAAAATTACAAGTACAAATGACCATTGACGGTTTTATTTCAGGTACAAATGGAGAAATGGATTGGATGACATTTCCTTGGACGGAAGATATTCTAAATTATGTAAGACAACTGACCGAACCAGTAGACACAATTGTTTTGGGCAGAAAACTGGCAGAAGGCTTTATTCCGCATTGGGCAAATGTTGCCAAAGACTCTAAAAATCCTGAATATGAAGGTGGAATTAAATTTACAACAACTCCAAAAGTCGTCTTCACAAAAACTCTTGAGAACTCTATTTGGGACAATACAGAGATTGCTAGAGGAGACTTGGTTGAAGAAATTACAAATTTAAAAAGTAAACCAGGTAAAGATATTATTGCTTATGGTGGTGGTACTTTCGTTTCAGCTCTAATCAAAAACAAACTTATTGACGAATTACATTTATGTGTAAATCCTTCTGCAATAGGAAATGGAATGCCTATTTTTAAAGAGCTTACCGAAATGCAAAAATTTACTCTTGCTGATTCACAAAAATTTGATTGTGGAATTGTAATATTGAAATACACTATATCAAAATGA
- a CDS encoding polyketide cyclase, with translation MQVKAQQTNYHFSHTDSTNATSDKIWAVWTDVPNWKQWDKGLKEATLQGEFTVGTKGKLIPDKGPKSKFVISEIESNKSYTFKTKIPFGWLIIKRTLEVKDGKTFFTHEVEFTGLLKKVLGKKLGKNYRAILPNVMAEIKKIAESK, from the coding sequence ATGCAAGTAAAGGCACAACAAACCAACTATCATTTTTCACATACTGATAGTACCAATGCAACAAGCGATAAAATTTGGGCAGTATGGACGGATGTTCCAAATTGGAAACAATGGGACAAAGGACTGAAAGAAGCCACTTTACAAGGCGAATTTACTGTTGGTACAAAAGGCAAACTGATACCTGATAAAGGACCAAAATCAAAATTTGTAATTAGTGAAATAGAGTCAAATAAATCTTACACTTTCAAAACCAAAATCCCTTTTGGTTGGCTTATTATTAAACGAACCTTAGAAGTAAAAGATGGGAAAACATTTTTTACACATGAGGTGGAGTTTACAGGCTTACTCAAAAAAGTATTAGGCAAAAAGTTAGGCAAAAATTACCGAGCTATTTTGCCTAATGTAATGGCAGAAATCAAAAAAATTGCAGAAAGTAAATGA
- a CDS encoding cyclic nucleotide-binding protein, producing MKEFRKFIENYTAVSDTEWKEISNCFTQQILQKDEILLQEGKICRHLYFIESGLLRYFINKDGNEITKFFTEAPYCFTSQVSFTFEKPATENIQAIEKSIIWQTTLKQANDLLELKSWNTFVRKLVQEVQYYTEEILQEIQTETAESRYKKLLETNPKFLQRVPLQYLASYFGIAPQSLSRIRKKIAKENRT from the coding sequence TTGAAAGAGTTTAGAAAATTTATAGAAAACTATACGGCAGTTTCTGATACCGAATGGAAGGAAATTTCGAACTGCTTTACTCAACAAATTTTGCAAAAAGACGAGATACTTCTGCAGGAAGGTAAAATTTGTAGACACCTGTACTTTATTGAGAGTGGTTTACTTCGCTACTTCATCAATAAAGATGGTAATGAAATTACGAAATTTTTTACAGAAGCACCTTACTGCTTCACATCACAAGTAAGTTTTACATTTGAAAAACCAGCAACTGAAAATATTCAGGCAATAGAGAAGTCAATTATTTGGCAGACTACTTTGAAACAAGCTAACGACTTGTTGGAACTCAAAAGTTGGAATACATTTGTTCGTAAACTCGTACAAGAAGTTCAGTATTACACAGAAGAAATTTTACAAGAGATACAAACCGAGACAGCAGAAAGTCGCTATAAAAAGCTGTTAGAAACCAATCCGAAATTTTTACAAAGAGTTCCATTACAATATTTAGCATCTTATTTTGGAATTGCCCCACAATCATTGAGCAGGATTAGAAAAAAAATTGCCAAAGAAAACCGAACTTAA
- a CDS encoding Crp/Fnr family transcriptional regulator → MSDNANINYKEVLRNHIRSRLGNDLDHLDKVLLSFKHISTKRNEQLLHQGEICKYVYFIAKGCLQVYVYDKEFNETTRDIVIEDNWCSELLSFGSGKPATENIRTVEPCELFAIDRQAFQTMMETVPQFDKVYKQILETSYANSVYRINTFVSLTALDRIKWLMEYRPMLMTRLSSKLIASYLGINKDVFSRLKSKL, encoded by the coding sequence ATGAGTGATAATGCAAACATCAATTATAAAGAAGTTTTACGCAATCACATACGGAGCAGACTTGGTAATGACCTTGATCATTTAGACAAGGTTCTTCTTTCATTCAAACACATTTCTACAAAACGTAACGAACAACTTTTGCACCAAGGTGAAATCTGCAAATACGTTTATTTTATTGCTAAAGGTTGTTTGCAGGTTTATGTTTATGACAAGGAGTTTAACGAAACGACAAGAGATATTGTAATTGAAGACAATTGGTGTTCAGAACTTTTAAGTTTTGGAAGTGGTAAACCTGCCACAGAGAATATCAGAACAGTTGAACCCTGCGAACTTTTTGCCATAGACAGACAAGCATTTCAAACAATGATGGAAACAGTTCCACAGTTTGATAAAGTCTATAAACAAATTCTTGAAACATCTTATGCCAACTCAGTTTATCGAATCAACACGTTTGTTTCATTGACAGCATTGGATAGAATAAAATGGCTAATGGAATACCGCCCAATGCTTATGACAAGGCTTTCAAGCAAACTTATTGCATCCTATTTAGGTATCAACAAAGATGTTTTTAGTCGCCTAAAATCCAAATTGTAA
- a CDS encoding chromosome partitioning protein — translation MTQKVFSLINHKGGVGKTTTTHNLGKALSLKGKKVLMIDNDPQSNLTTACGVESTEESIYTALLNGTSLPVLNIAENLDLVPAELDYTRIEHQLLTEMNGYFKLKKALKSILKDYDIILIDCPPSLGALTSNALIASDALLIVVQSSYLSVKGLQTIVDIVNETKEELNPKLEIKGFILTQENRTVVRKEMIKVVKEAYPSNVFETIIRQNVALEEATTSQIDIFTYAPDSTGAADYMSLAEEFLK, via the coding sequence ATGACACAAAAAGTATTTTCTTTGATAAACCATAAAGGAGGAGTAGGAAAAACAACTACTACACATAATCTTGGTAAAGCTTTGAGCCTGAAAGGTAAAAAAGTATTGATGATAGACAATGACCCACAATCCAATTTGACAACAGCTTGTGGTGTAGAAAGTACAGAAGAAAGCATTTATACAGCTTTATTAAATGGTACATCTTTACCTGTTCTCAATATAGCTGAAAACCTTGATTTAGTTCCTGCAGAGTTGGACTATACTCGCATAGAACACCAACTACTTACAGAAATGAATGGCTATTTTAAACTTAAAAAAGCTTTGAAATCCATTCTGAAAGACTACGATATCATACTGATAGATTGCCCTCCAAGTTTGGGAGCTCTTACTTCTAATGCTCTTATTGCCAGTGATGCATTGTTGATAGTAGTCCAGAGTAGTTATTTGTCTGTAAAAGGTTTGCAAACAATCGTGGATATAGTAAATGAAACGAAAGAAGAATTAAACCCTAAATTAGAGATAAAAGGTTTTATTCTGACACAAGAAAATAGAACAGTTGTCAGAAAAGAAATGATAAAAGTAGTAAAAGAAGCATACCCTTCAAATGTATTTGAAACGATTATAAGGCAAAACGTAGCTTTAGAAGAAGCTACAACCAGCCAAATAGATATTTTTACTTATGCTCCTGATAGTACAGGTGCAGCAGATTATATGAGTTTAGCAGAAGAATTTTTGAAATAA